The Nymphaea colorata isolate Beijing-Zhang1983 chromosome 11, ASM883128v2, whole genome shotgun sequence genome includes the window GATGACTCTCATGGCTGACCACACAGCCAGCCAATATGGTGACTGCTGCCAACAGATCCAGTCCGGATTCTCGGTTAGTTTTTGAGACAGTTTATATGACATCAGTTAAGCAAGTTCTTGCCATTCAATCATACGAACCAAGCCCTGAAATAGCCATAGGTGTATACGAATCTTAGGCAATAGTTATATACTCCCCATCAAATTTCGATGGCTTTCACCATCGACAGCCCAATACCCTTGATCGCAGGGCAACTGAAACGAAATTTTACCATAATGTTAGTGATTCCCGAATTTACCATAAATGTTTCTTAGGCTGCATTTATATGCACATTAATATAATGTTGCTTTAAAGCATTAAGTTTCAACATCTTTCAACTCCTCATCTTTAATGTGAGGCACACCGGTTGGTGGGCAGGTGAGAGCCAAGTCATTAGTTTGATTTGTGTTGGTGGGCAGGTGAGAGCCAAGTCACTAGTTTGATTCCTGTGAACGCTACCTTTTTAAACTGCAAAAAGTGAACTACAAAATAACGACTTATTATTGACggtaacaaaaagaaaagtaacaaaaaaaattctactGGACTTCGTCAgtgaataatgttttttatcGATGAAAAAAGTTTATTGTCCGACATGTTTCATTTTGTACTTAATCTACTGCTCCAACGGAAAATGGTTGGCTTATTTTATTTGATGGTCAGAAGATTGGAGGTTGGCTTATTTTATTTGATGGTCAGAAGATTGGAGGATACATTGCCGGTAATTCCATACTGTCAGTACTTTATCCGTATTACGGACATTTTCTGCGACCGTCAGTGTTTGTGCAGGCCAATATTGATGGATTTTGTTTACCGTCAGCGTTCATATATACCGCCAGTTTCTCGCATCATCGGTGAAAGTTTAATTTATAGTACGTCAATACATGTCAACCCTTATTTTCCCCTGCCGATCccctttccccttttttcttctacATTGACGGTAATTCCATACTGTCAGTATTTTATCCGTATTATGGACATTTTCTGCGACCGTCAGTATTTGTGCAAGCCAATATTGACGGATTTGGTTTACCGTCAGCCTTCCATGACGATATACCGCCAGTTTCTCGTCTCATCAGTGAAAGTTTAATTTGTCTCATCAGTGAAAGTTTAATTTATAGTAACGACTTTTTCTTCCTGTCAATACATGTCAACCCTTATTCTCCTTCCCCCCTTTCTCGTTTACCGCAGTAGATTCCACTTAATTTATAATGACAAGACGACACTATGGTTGATGGGTGTACTATAGGTTTCCAAAAGAGTTTTGGACCTTGAAAATTGAGGTAGAAAGGGAAGAGGACTTCAGCCCCTTTTTTTGGTAGCTTCAGCACCGGAACTTCTTATCATTTATGTGGAACCATGGGAAAACCTGAAAGCACTTGTCAATTTTTACTTGTCTGGTGGGCTTTTCAACAATGTGCTATGATTGTGAAGTGGCTAAAATTGTGTAATTAAATTAAGTTCAGCTTGTCCTTCACTGGCAAGGCCAGCCACCATGGTTGGTAACTGCATGACCCATTGAGCAGGCAAAAGGCCCAATCTCATCTCATGCATAAACTTTTCATATTCCTAATTAATTTCTTCACTTTCCTTCTCCAAATATACGGCGGAGTAGATGACTTTCAATTGCCTTTTAGGATGTAAAGTTAAGTTCTATTTCTGTACTCCGTGGGGAAAGCTCAAAATAAATGTTTCCAAGGGTGCACTTATATGCCCATCAATGTCGCTTTAAAGCATTGATTTACACATTTCGTCTCCTCCGCCCCATTAATTTATACCATTGAATGCTTCTTGCCATTCAATAATTTCAATTGACACAACTTTATAATTAGTATCACCTTTACAAAAAGcggtttttttttaacatgcatggaaaatgtgaaaataagaCAGCTGAAAAAACGAcaaagtgtctttttttttttttgaaaaagggtAAATTTACTATTCTTGACTGCTATTCTTCCTCCAAGATCGGATCGTACGTGCATCCAATCAGGTTACAGGCCGCTAAAGAGAGCTTAAATTAGGAGTAATTAATTtgtgaatcacttgttaagatTGCTGGGTATATGGTggatttgaatatattgacagTTAGTTTCTTTCGATTTATTTTTGCCCATAGATATGTTTCCTCTGAATGGAAGGGTTGAAGTTCCTCCCTTTTCACCTGGTTGTTTCAGAATCTAGATGGACTATTGGTACACCTTAGAACATCCCACCGTCACCAATTatagtagagagagaaaaaattgtcAAGGATCGAACTGACCCATTACTCTACGCTCATGGGGGCCTTTACATATAGATGCATATTAATTTAGACCAACAAATGAAAATGGTGTCGGGTAAAGAACGTCAAGGGTTTGGTGCCAGAGCTTAAGTTAATTTGAGGGGTCAACATAAAGGGATGTGCACGCAAGCCCGTTTGCCTACAAATGAGTGTTTGGTATGTCACGGGCAAAGCCTAGGGCAAAACCCAAAGCATGCACTGAACCTACATACAACTCATAAACCAAAATGTTGAAGTCTTTTATATgggaatgtcaatatatccgatttgaatcggatatttaACCGaaccgatccgaaaaaatcagatataaaaaaaaattaatatccgattaaaaaatcggatcggatttggatttactaaatgacatttgatcagattcggacatacataaatatttgattggattcagatacaaattcagatcagatttatttttagacaaatatcttgtatctaatgtcattaaattttaaaaattggcaaaatccagttcaaaattcgcATTCgcattcggatataaatataaaaattagatttggatcagattcggatttaaaatcggattttagatttggattcaaatatggcttttctttattcaaatttgaatctaaatatgtaaatatccgaAAAAAGGATATAATTAAGGATATATCGGATCCGTCGACTATCAGTATAACCCTACACTTTGAGCATTGCACGTCAATAATGCATCAGCGACTCACGAACTCAGCAGCAACAGTGGGTGGAGGGGAAGCCAAAGCTTCTCCTCAGCTGCGGAGTTGGGGGGAACATGTGGGTGGGGGAGAGCCATAATAGCATAGCAATTGCTTAGTTATGTTTTTGAgtgaaaaaagacaaattatatatatatatagtgatatCCTTTAGCCATTTTGAAGTTAATCTGATCAAGGCAATTTGATGTATCGCAACTTATAGGTATGATTTAACCTACTGCTTAATGCAATACATCTAACCATATGTGTCGTGGGAGGCCAAAAGATTTTTCCGTCCAAACCAAAACAGAGAAATCCAAAAATTCTATGTAAAAGGCCGTTGAGGAAATTCGGTCTCATTAGAAATTTCACTGATTGAGGTGAAGAACTGTTGgcaatctcatttattttccgATGTAAAATGCCGTtggaaattttaaatattttcccAACAAACAAAGCCGTTGGGAATATAATTCCGTTCTTGTGCTCCATCATTTCCCATTATTTATGACGTTCACCGAGGACTACGCGTTGATGCCAAACAGGTTGCCGCAACCAGGAATTGAATGGTGACATTAATATGTGAAAGGTAATGCATGTTTATAATGTCtactttaatttattttcattttttactttattttgaaTAGTAAAATAAGATCATTCAATAAGGGTCAAAAGCCTAATGACTGAAGCAAACCAGACACCTGCAGATTCATGCATCTGAGCCAGTATTATTTCAAACAAGAATATTAGGATCGATTATCAAAGAACCTAGCTTAGGAAGAATGAGGAATTAATAAAGGAATTCAAAGTTTCATACCAAAAATCTCTTAGTTAACGAAATTACGATGCATGCAAACGATCGAAAGGCACCGGTataacataaacaagtaaataagtaaaaaaaaaaattgtgaactgtttgggcaactgcccacatgtaGGATCAGCGTTCAAGAGTTGTTTGAGAGTAAAAACACTTTATAAATGTAATGTCTTATGAATatggtaaaaaaatataatagattTATATAACAGTAACTATTGTGTTGCAATCACAAAAAGTGTTCATATTGCCAAATTAAACATATTGTTTAAGATTGGTTTGAAAACAATaacacattattattatttcataattctttaaaaaaaaagttagatttaCCACACACCTCGtacaatattttataaatttgtcttATTTATTGGACAATAGtatgttactgttgccaaatgaCTCAACTGTTGAGAACGTAGCACTTTCTTTTTGTCAGTCAACACGGTTCCATGTCTTTACTGCtactccctctttctcctctcaGAGGCTCCCACCTAACTGTCTGAAACTTGGAAGAACAGATCGAGGGCAGGCATATAACGATTAtaaaaagaggaggaagatCAGCAGACGTGGTTCACTGTCTCTTCCACAAGCGTTCCATCTGCGCCGGAGCGGGGAGAGGAATAGCAGCAATGGCCGGAGCAGTAGTACTGGGAGGTGATGAAAAGGAATTGGGAAGGGGAAAACTTGTGTGCGTCACAGGAGGCGCAGGCTACATCGCGTCGTGGCTGATCATGAGGCTGCTGCAACGCGGCTACTCCGTCAGAGCCACCACAAGATCCGGCCAACGTgcgtattttttttctttttcctttttggttttatatttttttatttgacatttctTTTGGCGTGTTCGTTGTGGTAATTAGTGGGAAAATAGTAGGGCTGCATGGTAAACCAGCAGACTGGCGGTACGTGACATCAAACTTGTGACGAAATTGTCAACGGGCCTAATCAATCATATATGCTACATacccacagagagagagagagagagaatgtgtaTACGAATaactctagagagagagaataagaatAAATCCATTAACTAACTAGAAGAATAAAACTAACAAAATTTGGATCTGCTAATTAGAAGAAATAATAAACAAAGCATCTAGTATCTTCGTATTCCTCTGTAATATGAAGGCTTAGTTTACCCACCTTCTTATGCAAGGAATGATGTCTATAAGACTTGAAGATCTGCCTTCAGCACAGCTGCTTGGGTAGGATACTTACTTAGGTTTTAGTTACAAGGTGTGTTGTagtttgtttgatttttatgggtGTTATTCTTCTAAACTGTAAAATGTGGAATCAGGTTACTTTAATTAACGAGTGCATCGTGTCCTCCCCAACTCCTAACATAGTCTTCAACCATATAGATAGGAGGAATGGAGAAGCATTTTAGTTTTCTTGGGATGGTGAGTTGTTAACCTCCTCTTTACCCAAAGATTGAATACAACTGAACCATAACTGCTCTTATTGGAGCTTAGTGGATCGTTTTTGGGGTGTTTCCTTTTAATTAGATGGTAGGGTGAGGACTTGGTTCAGTTTCCCGATTTCGTCCATGGGATGGTTAGTTGGATTGAACCTGCTTTAACGGTAGCTGCCTATCCACACCAAAACATTGGTCGATGTACATATTAATGAGTTCTATTTTGCATAACATATATTTACAGTTATTTATAcgtacatatataaatatatgcatatgcattcGTTTAAATTGTAGAATTATTTTATGGACAAACAAGGGAGATCCTGCAACTAACgctttacatttttattttcctagCTAGGCCCCCTTGCGTAGACATGTAAAAAAGTGGGGCCTTTATTCTGAAGCCAATTAATATGAAGAAGTTTTTAATATTGACTTACATAACATCCAAGCATCAGGGTTCTTCTTGACCAAACGTACTAATGACAAGTAATATAATTTGGACAGAGTTTCATGAGGAGACCAAACACATTGAGAGTCTTGAAGGCGCCAAAGAGAGGCTTGAAATTGTGGACGCGGATCTCAGCAAGCCTGGAAGTTATGATGCTGCTGTTGATGGTTGCATTGGAGTCTTTCACGTCGCTCATCCCACTAATTTTAGTGAACCAGATCCTGAGGCAAGTAATCGTGATCAGGAACCAATTCTAATTTCAAGTGCTAGGATTGATGTCTTGATCTACACTCTCTTTTGGTGGAAAAGGTACTGCTGTATACCAGATAGTATAGTTGTTAGATAggtcaaatttaaaaatttatcgctAAAAGGACCACAATCATCGCTAAAGCCACTATAAACCATCCTTACGCCGTAAATTGCGGCCAAGGGCGGAGCTGGTTGGGGGCAGATCGGAGGTGGGCAGGAGCCATGGCCTcccttcaagttaaaaaaaaaatgtacacgTAATTTTAAAAGAATCTTGTTTagtttacataaaaaatttgaaaaattatatttggacCGTTACCCTCAATAAAAAATTCCTATCTTGGCCCTGCTGTCTTCAACAACAAACTACTTATAACAATTCAACCATATGACATCAAAGCATATTCATCCTCTTACTTCTCAGGGATATGGGTAAAATGAGGTACACCTTTCAACGTAGTACTCTCACCTTTAATAGTTCATAATAATAATACCCAAAAAGCTAGCAACACCACAAAACCTACTTTTTAACAGTCCATAATAATAGCACCCACTTTAAGACGGACTGCCCAACCAATTCTTCTACACTGCACCCTTTGAAAAAGTTATTAAACTTACTTAATTTCGAGCTTTACATGCAGCTTTGTCCTCGTTTGGTTTTTTGGCAAGCAAGCTAACAAAAATGTCTCCGGCATGTGGCCGCGTCGGCCGACAGAATCAAGTGATAAAGCCGGCAGTGGAGGGAACGGTGAGCATACTGGAAGGCTGCCTCAAATCGAAGACCGTGAGGAGAGTGGTCATCACATCTTCGGCGAGTGCCGTCGCCTTCAGCGGCCGGCCTGATCTGCAGGTGATGGACGAGAGCCTGTGGAGCGACGTTGACTACTGCCGGAAGTTAGACGTCCCCGGTGCCTCCTACTTCATCTCCAAAACGCTGGCAGAGAAGGCGGCTCTGGACTTCTCGGAGGCTCACCCGCCACTGGAGGTCGTCACCCTCCTTCCCTCCAGCGTCCTCGGCCCTTTCCTTACCCCCAACTTCCCTCCCAGCTTCCTCACCACCATGGCGCTCGTTCTGGGTCTGCATCCACAACCATTCCTCAggctttctctcttcttctctctttgaagaaattttaattcaataTTAACTTATTCCCGTACGTGGCCATAGATTCAACTAACTAAAATAACTACACGAGTGTTGTTGTTAGTATAAAACAAGGAGTGGAGATCGTCGCTTACACAGGGCAGTGCATGCGACAAATAGGCActcatggaaaaaatgagattaaaatattttagaattttttttataaagaaatgtatattttaattatattattttaaaatcttcatttttgtcaagggtattttggtcattacatgCAACGGTGTGCATAACAAGCTTTGCAAACAGATATGTATATAATTAGAACTACAATGTTGGTGTAACAAAAACCGTCAATGTTTTGATGGCTAAAAATATGCGTATAAACTCAAATAATAATTGGTTTAGTACATATTTCTTCTTACATCATTGTCAGTGTGAAGATTATGTTGTAAAGTTAAATTGCACAAACTGCTTTAATTGTTAAATATATATGAGCAAAAGCCTAGGCCGGTATAAATTTGTGGCCAAAAGTTATGACTTTCAAAGAAAACCGTGGATGTATATTTGGTTTCATTAGAAATAAGACCAAAGGTGGTTATATGTATAGGCCTATACACAATAAAAAGGTGTACGATAAAAAGGTGCACAAACGTGTGGGCATGACACGTGCCCTTAAGAGTGGGTCAAGACCATCTTAAAAGTGGGCAATAGTCCACATGTCTTACATCGGGGCCTGTGCACAGTgcacataatatttttttaaataggatGCCAATATTGTAGGCACAAAAAAGTAATTGAAGGCTTAGACAATCTGGCATAATCCAATTATATGTATGTCTGTACATGAGCTATGTCTGGCTCAACTGATCATATTTGCtcaagtttgagttgagctGTCAGCTCGAGTTAAAGTTTAACTGGTTTAAGCTCACGTACTAAGGTTCGatttgacttgatctctttgacacatttttaagtttgaaattacaaaaaaaatgaagattaaTGAGCTTACTCAAGTTTAATGATGCAAGTTCATGTAAGGGTCAGAGCAAGAAAATTCTGGCCAGGAGCATTAGaaataaaatcttaaatttttaaggggcaccaatatctcggaaatatcaatataagaataaaaaattttgtggactgtgtgggcaattgcccacacatgtcTCTGTCCCTACTCTATCTCAACTCATTTGTAAGCACAGGTTTTTAGTTAAGCTCAGTTAACTCAAAATTCGAATTGAGCTCGAGTTGGCCCGATTCTTTCTCTTTGTACAGTTCCATTTATATGTTTTGATCCGTGTGTTCCAACACAATCTCACAATTTTAAAGTTCATCATGCATACGTTTTCAATAATTATCTATTGATTCATTCATGCCTTTGTTTcttgcaagaaaaataaaactgcttaatttataaaatatatatcttaaactttctataatataaaaaaaggtTGATCAATACTTTTACGATCAAAACAACTATCGGGTGTTAAGAGGTTATTGTCGTTTCTCGAAACAAATAGCTCTTAGTATATATGTGTAAGGGCACATGCATGCGCCCATAGAAACACTTctacacacatgtatatacacagggacaaaaccagaaattttttatgaggggaaccaaattaaagtttctttgatatgagccgaaatatcatttttcaaaatttttatatagga containing:
- the LOC116264939 gene encoding dihydroflavonol 4-reductase-like, translating into MAGAVVLGGDEKELGRGKLVCVTGGAGYIASWLIMRLLQRGYSVRATTRSGQQFHEETKHIESLEGAKERLEIVDADLSKPGSYDAAVDGCIGVFHVAHPTNFSEPDPENQVIKPAVEGTVSILEGCLKSKTVRRVVITSSASAVAFSGRPDLQVMDESLWSDVDYCRKLDVPGASYFISKTLAEKAALDFSEAHPPLEVVTLLPSSVLGPFLTPNFPPSFLTTMALVLGDVEHCKLLKQMQYVHIDDLASAYIFLFECPEAKGRYICSSHDATIHQLAALLSTKFPRFSPNSLIQQFIQGLEEEKPVHLSSQKLLSLGFKFKYGLEEMYEGAIKCCQSKGFLKTDEE